From the genome of Lotus japonicus ecotype B-129 chromosome 6, LjGifu_v1.2, one region includes:
- the LOC130724323 gene encoding suppressor protein SRP40, which yields MDILNQAFNFKILCTTLFLLCLLSYSVSSSSSSSPSSSSSSSSSSSSSSSLSSNQDIQPQNQNINPSSTIAATATHYHQVFYLKNTDPAMFTRRQERLKKRMRRMNRNKNMKQRRKMMIKNQQSRVFSVMLPKGFVPPSGSSPCHNDQPDSVSFHCHLTDTSTKP from the coding sequence ATGGACATTCTCAATCAAGCCTTCAACTTCAAGATCCTCTGCACTACTCTGTTCTTGCTCTGCCTCCTATCTTactctgtttcttcttcttcatcttcatctccttcttcttcttcttcttcctcttcttcttcttcttcttcttcttcactttcttcCAACCAAGATATTCAACCCCAGAACCAAAACATAAACCCTTCTTCAACCATCGCTGCAACTGCAACCCATTACCACCAAGTGTTCTACCTCAAGAACACCGACCCTGCCATGTTCACGAGAAGACAAGAACGCCTCAAGAAGAGGATGAGAAGAATGAACAGAAACAAGAACATGAAGCagaggaggaagatgatgatcaaGAACCAGCAATCTCGAGTTTTCTCTGTTATGCTCCCAAAGGGTTTTGTCCCTCCGTCTGGTTCCTCACCTTGCCACAATGATCAACCCGATTCCGTGTCCTTCCACTGCCATCTCACAGATACATCAACAAAACCATGA
- the LOC130722204 gene encoding mannosyl-oligosaccharide 1,2-alpha-mannosidase MNS3 yields MSKSLPYSRKDVDYDNAKFRHRSFSKVITQTFLTSNRKRDCISCSTGKFLALLMICGVGYLMLTHTSPGRVVSNDHGEVIGNGKSGEDSGIADGSGRLKKLWRRAPRLPPRLPPDTKVADNGVSGTLDDGSLWISRQQKVKEAFVHAWSGYKKYAMGYDELMPLSQHGVDGLGGLGATVVDALDTAMIMGLDEVVTEAGSWVEEHLSERISKKGQVNLFETTIRVLGGLLSAYHLSGGEKGMNLTHAGPKPAVYLETAKNLADRLMSAFTASPTAIPFSDVILHESTAHPAPGGLSSTSEVSTLQLEFNYLSSVSGDLKYSLEAMKVMDHMNTLPKLEGLVPIYISPDSGQFSGENIRLGSRGDSYYEYLIKVWLQNRASRDSNTSYLYDMYKEAMNGVRHLLVRKSIPNGLVFVGELPGGSNGGFSPKMDHLVCFLPGTLALGATKGLTKDQAMKDNMLNFEDLENMKLAEDLAKTCFEMYSVTSTGLAPEIAYFHTEEFSEEGHDGGNKNSEYINDIIIKPADRHNLLRPETVESLFVLYRITEDPKYREWGWQIFEAFEKHTKVDTGGYCSLDDVTSVPPHKRDKMETFFLGETLKYLYLLFGDSSVIPLDKFVFNTEAHPIPINLKK; encoded by the exons ATGTCCAAGTCTCTCCCTTACTCCAGAAAAGATGTTGACTACGATAACGCCAAGTTTCGCCACCGTTCTTTCTCCAAG GTTATTACTCAGACCTTCCTCACTAGTAACCGGAAGCGTGATTGTATTAGCTGTAGTACTGGAAAGTTTCTAGCATTGTTAATGATTTGTGGGGTAGGATATCTTATGCTGACACATACGAGTCCCGGTCGTGTAGTTTCTAATGATCATGGTGAAGTAATTGGAAATGGAAAGAGTGGAGAAGATAGTGGTATTGCTGATGGTTCTGGGAGGTTGAAGAAGTTATGGAGACGGGCTCCGAGGCTTCCTCCTCGATTACCCCCGGATACTAAAGTGGCTGATAATGGTGTGTCTGGAACGTTGGATGACGGATCGTTGTGGATTAGTAGGCAGCAGAAAGTTAAGGAGGCTTTTGTTCATGCGTGGTCTGGCTACAAGAAATATGCCATGGGTTATGATGAACTTATGCCACTCAGCCAACATGGGGTTGATGGATTAGGAGGGTTAGGTGCTACGGTGGTGGATGCTCTTGATACGGCGATGATAATGGGTCTTGATGAGGTTGTTACTGAAGCAGGATCCTGGGTTGAAGAACATCTTTCTGAGAGGATCAGTAAAAAGGGTCAAGTAAATTTATTTGAAACCACAATTCGGGTTTTGGGTGGGCTTTTAAGTGCTTACCATCTAAGTGGTGGGGAAAAAGGAATGAACTTAACTCATGCAGGACCGAAACCGGCCGTTTATTTAGAAACTGCTAAGAATTTGGCTGACCGTCTGATGTCGGCTTTCACAGCTAGTCCAACTGCTATTCCATTTAGTGATGTCATTCTGCATGAGTCAACAGCACATCCAGCTCCTGGTGGATTGAGTAGCACATCAGAAGTTTCCACTTTGCAGCTTGAGTTCAATTATCTCAGTTCTGTATCAGGTGATCTGAAATATAGTTTGGAGGCAATGAAGGTCATGGATCACATGAATACTCTTCCCAAGCTTGAAGGACTAGTTCCTATCTATATTAG CCCTGATTCTGGTCAATTTAGTGGAGAAAATATAAGACTGGGATCTCGTGGTGACAGCTACTACGAGTACTTAATTAAAGTATGGCTTCAGAATAGAGCTAGTAGAGATAGTAATACATCTTATCTGTATGATATGTATAAGGAAGCAATGAATGGTGTGAGGCATCTTCTTGTTCGGAAATCGATTCCAAATGGACTAGTTTTTGTTGGAGAGTTGCCTGGCGGATCAAATGGGGGTTTCAGTCCGAAAATGGATCACCTG GTGTGTTTCTTACCTGGCACTCTTGCACTTGGTGCCACTAAAGGCCTTACAAAGGATCAGGCAATGAAAGACAATATGCTCAACTTTGAAGACCTAGAAAATATGAAGCTTGCAGAAGATCTGGCTAAAACATGCTTCGAAATGTACTCAGTAACTTCAACTGGTTTGGCTCCTGAAATTGCTTACTTTCATACTGAG GAATTTTCTGAAGAAGGTCATGATGGTGGAAATAAGAACTCAGAGTATATCAATGACATCATAATAAAACCTGCTGACCGTCATAATCTTTTGAGACCTGAGACAGTGGAGTCGTTGTTTGTTTTGTACCGTATCACAGAAGATCCAAA ATATCGTGAATGGGGTTGGCAAATCTTTGAAGCTTTTGAAAAGCACACAAAGGTTGATACTGGTGGATATTGTTCTCTGGACGATGTAACTAGTGTTCCTCCTCATAAAAGAGACAAAATGGAGACTTTCTTTCTGGGTGAAACCCTTAAATACTTATACTTGCTTTTTGGGGACAGCTCTGTTATTCCTTTGGATAAATTTGTTTTTAACACGGAAGCCCATCCTATACCAATCAATTTGAAGAAATGA
- the LOC130722203 gene encoding potassium channel KAT1 yields the protein MSIFCTKNFFQRFWVDEFEMGSHSLAHSSFLSNDLLPSLGARINREIVLRKYITSPFNPRYRAWELLLVVLVIYSAWICPFEFAFLPSKQGTLFIIDNIVNGFFAIDIVLTFFVAYLDSHSYLLVDDPKRIAIRYISTWFAFDVCSTAPFESITLLFTDHSSELGFKVLNMLRLWRLRRVSSLFARLEKDIRFNYFWIRCTKLIAVTLFAVHCAGCFNYLIADRYPDSKKTWIGAVYPNFKEESLWDKYVTAIYWSIVTLTTTGYGDLHAENTREMVFDIAYMLFNLGLGAYIIGNMTNLVVHWTSRTRDFRETVKAASEFASRNHLPSRIQDQMLAHICLRFKTEGLKQQETMNDLPKAIRSSIAHHLFFPVVQKVYLFQGVSHDFLFQLVSEMEAEYFPPKEVVILQNESPTDLYVLVSGAVNLVRHIDGHDQVLGKAIAVDAFGEIGVLHCISQPFTVQTTELSQILRLNKKSLKNVLQANPGDAQIIMDNLLMRLKGHEELGFEYTRSNPILHELLHGGNMRASSSHDCANNSNGHEGECINVRDSDNSLHKVTNDAHLVNKCNMIPENGKRDPHAAAHKGNLDVVEILLERDASAKNPDPIGWTQKAVVKQLKNKIIPHQILSCENENKSDEYRVEIVEPEILNLGGNDSARNCRKDGIRPVNFPLKKLCTNSSSINSNSLSDREAARFIKKRVTIHLPGRCRSTSQGQHGKLIILPDSLEELLKISGEKIGGFSPTKIVNAENAEIDDINVIRDGDHLFLLCSDSENLS from the exons ATGTCAATTTTCTGTACAAAAAACTTCTTCCAGAGATTCTGGGTAGACGAATTCGAAATGGGCAGTCATAGTCTTGCACATAGCAGCTTTTTGTCCAATGATCTCCTACCATCTCTTGGAGCCAGAATTAACCGGGAAATTGTACTAAGAAAATACATCACCTCCCCTTTCAACCCTCGGTATAG GGCTTGGGAGTTGTTACTGGTTGTTTTGGTCATATACTCTGCTTGGATTTGCCCGTTTGAGTTTGCCTTTCTGCCTTCCAAGCAGGGCACACTATTCATCATAGACAACATTGTCAATGGCTTCTTTGCCATTGACATTGTGCTGACATTCTTCGTCGCTTACCTTGACAGCCATTCTTATCTTCTGGTTGATGATCCAAAGAGAATTGCAATCAG GTACATATCTACCTGGTTTGCTTTTGATGTCTGCTCAACAGCACCATTTGAGTCCATTACCCTCCTCTTCACTGATCACAGCAGTGAGCTTGGCTTCAAAGTTCTTAACATGCTTCGATTATGGCGTCTGAGAAGAGTCAGTTCTCTATTTGCAAG ACTTGAAAAGGACATTCGTTTCAATTATTTCTGGATTAGGTGCACAAAGCTCATTGCT GTAACATTGTTTGCAGTGCACTGTGCTGGATGCTTTAACTATCTAATTGCAGATAGGTACCCTGATTCTAAAAAAACATGGATTGGTGCTGTGTATCCAAATTTTAAAGAAGAAAGTCTTTGGGACAAATATGTCACTGCAATATACTGGTCCATTGTCACCCTCACTACCACTGGCTATGGTGATTTACATGCTGAGAACACCAGAGAAATGGTGTTTGATATCGCTTACATGCTGTTCAACTTGGGTTTAGGGGCATACATCATTGGAAACATGACTAACCTTGTAGTCCACTGGACCAGCCGCACCAGAGACTTT AGAGAAACAGTCAAGGCTGCTTCTGAATTTGCTTCAAGGAATCATTTGCCAAGTCGCATACAGGATCAAATGTTGGCACACATTTGCTTGAGGTTTAAAACAGAAGGATTGAAGCAGCAAGAAACAATGAATGATCTGCCAAAAGCAATTCGTTCAAGCATTGCACACCATCTCTTTTTTCCTGTTGTTCAGAAGGTCTACCTCTTCCAAGGAGTCTCCCATGACTTCCTTTTCCAACTG GTTTCAGAAATGGAGGCAGAGTATTTCCCACCCAAGGAAGTTGTGATACTGCAAAACGAGTCTCCTACCGACCTTTACGTGCTGGTTTCAGGGGCAGTG AATCTGGTTCGCCACATTGATGGGCATGATCAG GTCCTTGGGAAGGCAATTGCAGTAGATGCATTTGGAGAGATTGGAGTCTTGCATTGTATATCACAGCCTTTCACAGTCCAGACCACAGAGCTTTCTCAGATTTTAAGGCTCAACAAAAAATCCTTGAAGAATGTTTTACAAGCAAATCCAGGAGATGCACAAATTATAATGGATAACCTTTTAATG AGATTGAAGGGGCATGAAGAGCTTGGCTTTGAATATACACGTTCAAATCCTATTCTCCATGAACTGCTTCATGGAGGTAACATGCGAGCAAGCTCTTCACATGACTGTGCAAATAATTCAAATGGGCATGAAGGAGAGTGCATAAATGTCAGAGACTCAGACAACAGTCTGCATAAGGTGACTAATGATGCTCATTTAGTCAACAAGTGTAACATGATCCCTGAGAATGGCAAAAGAGATCCTCATGCTGCTGCGCACAAAGGGAATCTAGACGTTGTTGAAATTCTGCTTGAAAGAGATGCAAGTGCAAAGAACCCAGACCCCATAGGGTGGACACAAAAAGCAGTAGTCAAACagctaaaaaataaaatcattcctCACCAAATACTGAGCTgtgaaaatgagaataaatcagaTGAATATAGAGTAGAGATTGTAGAGCCAGAAATCCTTAACCTTGGGGGGAATGACTCAGCCAGAAACTGTAGAAAAGATGGTATTAGACCTGTCAACTTCCCATTAAAGAAACTATGCACAAACTCCAGTTCAATAAATTCTAACAGTCTTAGTGATAGAGAAGCAGCAAGGTTCATCAAGAAGAGAGTAACAATCCATTTGCCTGGCAGATGCAGAAGTACCTCCCAGGGACAGCATGGGAAACTGATAATCCTACCTGATTCATTAGAAGAGTTGCTCAAAATTTCTG GTGAAAAAATTGGTGGCTTCAGCCCTACGAAAATAGTTAATGCAGAGAATGCAGAGATAGATGACATTAATGTGATTAGAGATGGTGatcatctctttcttctttgCAGCGACAGTGAAAATTTGAGTTGA
- the LOC130723095 gene encoding protein DUF642 L-GALACTONO-1,4-LACTONE-RESPONSIVE GENE 2, translating into MARSSTRMKWVVSMFVPLILLHLVLAAPEEDGLVPNGDFEASPSNGFPSEATIIEGPSEVPSWKSNGTVELVESGQKQGGMILIVPQGRHAIRLGNDAEISQEITVEKGSIYSITFCAARTCAQLESINVSVPPASQTIDLQTLYNVQGWNPYAVAFNADEDNVRLVFKNPGMEDDPTCGPILDNIAIKKLFTPDKPKDNAVINGDFEEGPWMFKNTSMGVLLPTNLDEETSSMPGWIVESNRAIRYIDSDHYAVPQGKRAIELLSGKEGIISQMVETSPDKLYSLTFSLGHADDKCKEPLAVMAFAGDQAQNIHYTPNSNSTFQTANLNFTAKADRTRIAFYSVYYNTRSDDMSSLCGPVVDDVRVWFSMSNRLGGLGFVRLGLGVLGLVWLLL; encoded by the exons ATGGCTCGGAGCTCCACAAGAATGAAATGGGTGGTATCCATGTTCGTGCCTCTAATCCTTCTCCATTTGGTCCTTGCAGCTCCAGAAGAAGATG GGCTAGTACCAAATGGAGACTTTGAGGCATCCCCATCAAACGGGTTTCCAAGTGAGGCAACAATAATAGAGGGTCCCAGTGAAGTACCAAGCTGGAAATCAAACGGCACCGTTGAGCTAGTAGAGTCAGGGCAAAAGCAAGGTGGTATGATCCTCATCGTACCACAAGGTAGACACGCAATAAGGCTAGGCAACGACGCTGAGATCAGCCAGGAAATAACGGTGGAGAAGGGCTCAATCTACTCAATCACGTTTTGTGCGGCTCGCACGTGCGCTCAGTTGGAATCCATCAACGTGTCCGTGCCACCTGCATCGCAGACCATAGACCTGCAGACACTGTATAACGTGCAAGGGTGGAACCCTTATGCTGTCGCTTTCAATGCAGATGAGGACAATGTTAGGTTGGTTTTTAAGAACCCTGGTATGGAGGATGACCCCACTTGTGGCCCCATTCTTGACAACATTGCTATCAAGAAGCTTTTCACTCCTGATAAACCCAAAG ACAATGCAGTAATCAATGGTGATTTTGAAGAAGGTCCATGGATGTTCAAGAATACTTCAATGGGTGTTTTGCTTCCCACAAACTTGGACGAGGAAACTTCCTCGATGCCCGGTTGGATAGTCGAATCCAACCGAGCCATCCGCTACATTGATTCCGATCATTATGCTGTTCCACAAGGAAAGAGAGCAATTGAGTTGCTCTCAGGAAAAGAAGGCATCATCTCCCAAATGGTTGAAACTTCACCAGACAAGCTATACAGCTTGACCTTTTCATTAGGCCATGCTGATGACAAGTGCAAGGAGCCTCTTGCTGTCATGGCCTTTGCTGGTGACCAAGCTCAAAACATTCACTATACTCCAAACTCCAATTCTACCTTCCAAACTGCTAACCTCAATTTCACTGCCAAGGCTGACAGAACTAGAATTGCTTTCTACAGTGTGTACTACAACACCAGAAGTGATGATATGAGCTCTTTGTGTGGGCCTGTGGTAGATGATGTGAGGGTCTGGTTTTCTATGTCCAACAGGCTTGGTGGGTTGGGCTTTGTAAGGCTTGGGCttggggttttgggtttagtttGGCTTCTTCTTTAA